In Papaver somniferum cultivar HN1 chromosome 9, ASM357369v1, whole genome shotgun sequence, the genomic stretch GAGTCTTGTATATCTTCCCACTTTGTTACCTCTCATGTTTTGCTTTGTTGTGCTGATTCTGGAGACTTTCTAGACTAGAGCAACAAAGaagcaacttcaattttcttatgTTACAGGGAAACTGCATGAAAGTGGTACcgttacaagtatcaaattttgCAAGAATAGCGACCAGATAACATAATAACTTGCCAGTGCCAGGTCTAATTCATTTACATCAACATGCACATCTTTCGATTGAGGTTTTAGATTGTAAAACTAATTGATACATACTTAAGTAATGAAGCAAATTTCAAAAGTACTTGCACGTTGTAGGTGTTCCTTGTCAAGTGTAAACCGAAGAATCCAACTTTCAATGCAGGCCTCTGATTTTCATGTTTAGTTATCATTTTCTAGATCTTTTTTAAGAAGCTCCATTGAGTCAGATACCTCGGCTTTATAAACATAAAACTTCGCCATcattaaaaacaaaatgaaattcaaTATGTTAAGAATTGCAAAGAACCAGTAATAGTAGTCTAGATGAGAATCATTCAAGTTATTGAGAATCCATCCCTTTCTATGATTTTTTTGTGTTATGTCAGCAACAGTTTTCAAAAGAAAACTACTCAGGAAACTAccaactcctaaactagtcatgTAATATGATGTTCCAAGACTTTTCATGCTTTCGGGTGTTTGATCGTAGAAAAATTCGACCCGGACTACCTCAAAAACTGCGTCTGCCACTCCCATGAGAATGAATTGAGGTAGTAAAATAAAGATACTCAGAGGAACTATCCCTCCATTTTGCACTAAACCATGTTCTCTAGCAACTGATAGTCTCCACCTTTCTGTTAAAGATGCAGCTACCATGACTATAATGTGAAGAACAAGTCCTAATCCCATTCGTTGAAGGAGTGTAACCCCTCTGGGGTTTTTTGTCCATCTCCTCATATCCGAACAAAGAAGCGGTCGTAAATTATGACAGAGATAAGCATTGAAATTGTGACGAAGCTCGCTAAGCTAGCTGGTGGGATTTGAAAGTTCCCTAGACCTCTATCAAGTGTAGTTCCTTGCTTCACAAATAAGGTATTCACTTGAGCTACCATTGTGCTAGGTAGGATGCTCGTTATCATGATTGGAAACAAACAAAGCATTTGCTTAGTTTCCTCTACTTGAGTTACCGGAATTAACATCCACGCTGACATTGAATCAGTTTTTATAGCAGCTTTGTTAAGAAACCTGCATCAAATTGCAAGCATTTCAAAGATATCAGAATAAATTAGCAACAAAGAGTTCAAAAATGATGACCTTGTTTAGATAAAATCTGACAAACCTCAAGGTAGTTGTGGGAGCTATTTTGCATTTTCCTTTCTTGCTATATTCTTCCAAGTTGAGTTCATATAGTTCTTGGCTATCAGTAGGTAAAGGTAGCCTCCATTTTCTTAATGCGGAAAATAAGACATTAATCGTAGTTGTGAAGGGACTTCCCATGGGCAATTTATGTCTATAATATGGTGTACCAGCTAAAAAGACTAAAACTGCAATCGCGAGACCGATTGTTGGAATCCCATAACCAAGGCTCCAGCCTACATTATCTTGTATATAAACAAGGAAGGTATTACCCATGAGCGCTCCAAAGAATATGGTAAACATCCACCAGTTGAAGAATGAGAACTTTTGAAGTTTCTCCTTCGGATAAAATTCGTCGAACTGGTCAGCACCAAGAATTATCATGTTGGCCTTGGTTCCACCGGCTCCTACACCAAACATGTAGAGTGCAGTAAAGAAGACGCTCAATTGTAGTGTTGATGGTTCCTTGCATTCTGCAACATTTTCTAGTGTGCAAGATGGTGGTTTTAGTCCCTTCACGGAAACCGATAGGGTTAGCAAACACATTCCCTGTATTGAAGGCAAGGAATGGCCAAGACCCAAAAATTAGTCATTTACAATGAAGAAATTAGATAAAAAAAGTTGCAAAAGACAACCAAAAACTTACCGTTACGTGGATAAGAGACGCAATTAGGAACGTCCAATAACGTCCTAGATGAGCATCCGCAATGTATGCACCTATCACTGGTGCCAACCAAATCGTGCCGTTCCAATTGGTTACATTGTTTGCTGCGGTAACCGTCCCCTGATGAAGCTTCTTTGTCAAGTACAAGATAAGATTGGACGATATGCCGTAGAAGGCAAAACGTTCAAACACCTCATAAACTGCAAGAACAAGTACCAAGAAGTATGCAAAAGAAATTAGAAACAAAGATCATTGTCCCAAACCAAAACAAGCTCTATTCCAGAGGATTGTGTGAGATAGAGACCAACGagaaaggagcaagctttccATACACCTCTCTTGGATCGCAGTATGGGATTTCCTTTAAGATCAACAGAACCATCTTGTGTGTGCAACTCTGTAAGAGTTTCTTCAGCTACAACACCTCCAGATTTTACACTAGACATGATGATGAATACTAGTTAGTTCTTTTAACCAGTAAATACAGTACTCGGCCAAAATTCTGTTGGATTTTTAGTTGAAGAAATATTTGAGCTTATGATTGAGTGCACTAAAGATCATTTTGTAGAAAAATGATTGATTTTTACTCCTGCATAATACAGTACTTGAGCAAtcactggtcaacaaaggactgcTAGTTATATCATATTTATATGTAATCATGTCAAGTCATAAGCCCCATGACCATGACAGTCAGGATAGGATTTGGTCAAAATAAGACATCCGGTATAGTGACTTTTTTATGCACCTTCAGCCGTGATGAGAAGGCTAGAAGCCTGGAACTGAGACTTTGGAAATGGAGAAGAGAATTTGGAAATGAAAAAAAGACAGATTCATTTATAGATAGATATACATATAAGAGGAGATTTCATGCTGATCGTAATTAGTAAGTTACTATATTACACACATGTATTTCGTGTTTTTATTTATGGTATCATATTAAGCATTGCTCATTCCTCTTCCCTTCATGACATGTCTCCTCAGGCCAGGAATATGAACATTTGATATGTAATCCTTCCAGTCTATGCTTCCAACGTCAAACCCGAAGCTTCGTTTTTCTTCCTCGGACATCAGTTCCATTAACTTCTGAGTATTTGAGTTATCAAATCTGTCATACATGAATAGTTCTGTTAGTATATCTTCATTTTGTTAGTAATTTCAACTTGAATACGTAGTATGTGGTAAAATTCTAACCTTCCGCCATAGAATGTATATGGTTCATATATATTAGCCAAGTACTTCGCCTGCTCAACAGATTTCCTGCAAATAACATCAAGTCTTTTTGACAACTTCCCTTGTGAAGATGCAACAGCTGGAACCAATACTCGGCCACTTCTTTGAACTGCCTCGGACCAAATATGCGAAGAGAAATCACACATTGAACTAAACAACTTCATTTTAGGTACTTGTATTGGTCTTCCTCTTGAATCCATGTACGGTGAGGAGCTGAAATGTTCAAAAAGCAGACCAGCTAACTCTTGAAACACCAATGGGTTCACTACAGAAGATGCAATTTGGTAAATATTTATTCCTGGTTTCCCTGCTTCGCCGTGCTTTGCCATGGCTGCTAAGGTTGCATTCACCACCATGTCGGCCGGTACCTACGATGTTAAATCGTATCTATGAGCAATCTAATGAATGAATTAAACTAAAAGTACTTTTAAGACAAAAAGTGAAATGTAATAGTACATACCACATCAAGAACTCCTTTTGGGTCAACTAGAAAACCTGTTAGTTGGCCTTTACCATAGTATAAGACTATTGGATCCATCATCCTGAAATTCACTTATATTTAGACAGCAAATGGAACACATCCTCAAAAAAATATGATATAAGCTGCATGTTTGTAAGTTATAACTGAAGCAGCAGCTAGTCACCTGTTTCCTTCCATCCATCCTGGAAAAGGTTCCTTGTAAGTACTCTCAATGACACTCGGACGTATTATGGCTACAGGTATATCCCCTCTCATATTGTCGATCACCATTTCTCCCATGGCCTTAGTGAACACATATGTGTCTTGCCAACCGTAGATCCTCGCCCTGTTACAATGACAAACCATCTTCCGGTAAAGATTGAGCATTATTGAAGAAAGTTGCAACATGTAAGAGTAATTTGAACTCAAGTGTGTATCTTCTTACCTTTCTAAACCCAATTCTTTCATTTTTTGAGATACTAAATTTTCTTGAAAAGTCTCTTTTGAATCCAAGGCCAACTTCATTTCAGCTTCAACATCCAGCAGCGGCGGAGCTCTTGCATGGGTATCAGATATGAGTTGTTCCCTTGCTATGCTATCCCCGATAGAAAATGGTTTTTCCAAGATTCTACCTTGTCTTTGTCCGTTAACATAGGCTGTCAATAAAATGAGAATACATCCACAGAAGTAAATTATATTTCAAACTCTAAAATACACTAATTATGAaacaaaatcatattttgagtttgttttgacTGTTAACTTGTATTCTTACCAGTTGATACTTGCAAGAATAGTTGAAGCTTCTTGCACCTTTTTGCCAAGGTCATAAGCCGATAAGGTCCTCGGGTGTTTATGTTCATAGCAACATCATACCTGCAATCACACAACTATCTGTGAGAGACTACATGTATCGGCGTATGTTGCTTGCCTAAACTAGGGCCGTAAGTGTAAAGAATCAAAATACACAGGACATGCACCTTTCGTCGAATGTGGTATTAGCCGCAGAATTAACTATTATATCGACTTCATTTGCAATTTCACCAGCTAAGTATGGTTCAATACCAAGATTAGTTTCACAGACATTTCCCAAAACAGGAACCAATTTGCTCAGCATGAAAGTGTTGTAAGATCTTCCATGGGTTTGTTGTAGACACTTAAAAAGTTCTGTGTTTATGATCTGAAAGATAACATATTTCTGAGTAAACACAATGACATttgaaaattggcaaaagtagtTTAATTTTCTCTATAAAAAGACATACTTCCTTCTTTAATCTCTCAACTGCTGCATCCTTGTTTTTTGCTTTTATCATAACATATATCTTACCGACATCGGGCGCAGTCCTCAAAATCTTCTCAATTAGaactgaaatcaacaaccacattaTGCACACAAAAAATGTAAGTAAACAAAACTGAATGTACAAATTTTGAAATAATTTGTATACCTTTGCCTAAGAACCCAGTTGCCCCAGTAATAAGAAGTTTTTTTCCTTTAAGAAATCTAACAATCCCAATTCCTTCAGGGAATTCCATGAATGTGTTATTGATTCTTTTGTAAGGAACCAAGTCCTTCAATGCTACATCTTCTTGGTTTGCAGTAGTTTGTGATGATAAAACCAAGCTGCCAGCATAAATTGTAGCAGTACCATGGTCAACTGTCGCGGCAAGTGTGGCGGGCACAGATGATAATGCTGGTGATCTTTCAGTCAGTATTGAAGGTAACCCATTAGAAGTTTTTACATTTCCATTGCTGCTTTGGCAAAACACTACCATATTCTTATTACTTTTCTTCCACGTTAGTAACCCATTATCCATGCAACGTCGGTTATGGCATGTAAAATCCAACCTCTTTGTAATCAATTTTGGTTCCAATGAGATGGGATTATGGAGGACGAAAGCTCTCATAATGACTGCAAAAAGATGAAAAAatgtaaaaccaaaaaaaaaagaaaacaaaacaaaaactaatGGGTTTGAAACAAAAGGTTGTTGTACTGAAAACTTAGCTAAACAGTTCCTGAAAACTAAAAAACGGCTAGAAAGGTAGTAAACAAACAATGGATAGGTGACATGAAAAAGATGGGTGGGGGGGAATGAGGTTTTAAGGGTGAAGAAGATGTGAGTTAGGTGGCATGAATTTATAACTGAAGAATGTGTTGTTTTTTTTCACAAAGAGGCTCTCTTTTTGCCACCCTTATTCACACTTTCCACCAACGACTAAGATGGCGCTGATTAAATTTTTTGTAATTTCTTTAACATCTTATCTAAACATGAGCTACGAGAAACTTGGAAGATAGAAATGAAGAAAGAAACGATCATTCTTCGGGTTAGTTGAAGGTACCCGCTATTTATTCTTACGGAATCTTTGTATTGGCTGAATTGATTCATCCAACAACAagttatttgtatatatattcttGAAGGTCTAGTGTTCTTTAAAATCATATGTTTATGATAAGTTTCAAATGTATTTGCTTTTATTAATATAAGGTTCAAAGAATGTTTTTCTTCCAAAAACATTTTTGAAAGTCCAGTAGAAACGAGAAGTATTCATTTTCGAGTCCTCTTGAGTTTTCTGACAAAGAGTTGAACTCAATCGAATGCAGCTGGTGGAGCTCAATAGTTATGCACCTCGTAATTGTAGATTACAACATGGagatttctttttaaaaaaaaggtGCAAGTAATCCTAGCCAAAAAGGCCAGAAAGATGGCATACTGGACTAAACGAATGACCCTTTGTAGAGAATTTATGAACCCACTCAAATAAAGATGGAGAGGTTCTGCTCTACATTCTCTATTTACAATAGGTAGAATGTTGAATGAAAACAGTAAGCCAAATTATTTCACCGTATTTTAAATGGGACTGATTTTTGTATGCATAATTCTTTGTGAGACGACTCAAAGAAACTATAAGCATGCCTTGGGGTATAAGATGTCGTCTACACAGGAACAAGTTGACAACAACTTATCCCTTTGCCATCATCACGACTACTCTCCAGTATCCAAATACCATATGCAACAGCAAATGAGACACAAAAAAAATGTAACAGTACAAAATATGAAAAATAGTTGGCTTGGAACAGACTACTTGAGTTGGAGGATGACTATATGAGAGCTTGAAGGGAACCTGCTATCATTACTAGAATCAAATCACAATCAACTTACGATtaacaaaaccctaaaacaacTGACTTCACTACAACacccaagaaaaagaaaaaagaataataatTGTAATATCCCCTTTTCTTCCCTCTACATATTCCATAAAtaacaagaaaaaacaaaaaacaaaaataaacacaTGTTCTTTTTGCTGCAAAATGTTACATGCTGCTGCAGCGTTGCTAGCTCCACTGCCACTGTTCGCAAGGATACCCATTACAGTAGTACACTAGTACTAGTTTCAGAGCATTACATACGctattgttttcttttctttttttctgaagtcatctccaccaccatcaaaGTAGGCATAGCAGGGTAAAAAAATTTACAGATCATATATCCAATACAGAGACCTCTAAACAAGAATTGGGAATGGAGCCACCTCATTTTGATGTCAATGTGTTAACAAGCAAGCAAGATCTGTAGGTAGTATTTGCCGCTGGGAGATCAGCAATAAACTTGTGCCCAGTTATATTATAGGAAGTAGTCGGGAGTTCTGCGAGTCACATCAGGCTCTCCTCTCCTTGGAGCTGGCTCAAACTGCAATAACAAACAATCATACCCCTCGAGCGTCAATTTCATGATGAAAGAGAGAGAGATACCTGGatgaatgtgtgtgtgtgtgtgtgtgtgtgtgtgtgtgtgtgtgtgtgtgtgagagagagagagagagagacctgGATGAATGTGTGCCCTCTGCAGTCATCAACTTCCAAGATAGATGCCATGTTTCCACAACGGTAGCAATAGTTAGGTGCACTAAATATGGTAACCACTTTTTGTTCCTGTAAGAAAGAGATAGTAGAACCCAAGTCATTAACTTGCAGCAAAATAACTAGCCAAAAACTTGAAAAATGGTAGAGTGCATCATTCATTACATGTCCCCAATTGAATCCCTCCATGACAAGTTGATGCGCTCTAGCAATCAGCTTTAAATTGTTGGTATGGTTAAATTGCTCAGATATGTCCTGCCATCAGTCACACCAAGTGAGCACATCAAATAAGAGAAGAGAagacaagagagagagagagagagagagagagagagagagagagagagagagagagagaaagaagagagagaagaGAGGTTCTGATTACTTGGCCGAAAGTATATCCAGCTCCACGGGGTGAAATACCCCATCCACATCGGTCATCAGGGTCAGACCATAAGAGGTCACACATAGGCCCTTCGTGAGGAACTTCTTGAACACGGTCAAAATTTCGTATATTATCGAGGGTCTCAATAGACGGAGATAGTCCAccatgcaaacaaaatatttccgATTCAACCTTTCACAAAGTTCCAAATGAACAATAAGATAATACTCCAATAGGGGGGAAAATGACAAGCAATCAGCTGATAAAGCCGGTTAACTTGACTGAAAATTGGTAACCAGCATCCAAGGCTTCTACAAGGACGGCTATCTTAAAAATCTAACATGCACATGCTAAATATAATAAAAAGATGTGAAATCGTAACAACAATTAAGGAgaaaaaaatatccaaaaaatgacAGCAAATAAAGGTAATAAAATTCGACTGACCAGAGCTGTCAATGGAAAATAGTCGAAGAGATCCGTGAAGGTTTTCCATACATTAGCATTGCCATACCTACCAACAGATATTAGTAAAGAAGCGTTAGCTCATACGACTTTAGAGGAATAGAGTCACATGTTTTCACAGGTAAAATATGGATTACAAGAGCGATTACTTTCATACTACTACACAATGAAAGcaataaggaaaaaaatatatcgcGAGGAATAACAAAGGTACAGAATAACGATATAGAATAACTGAAGGCCACGTAAACGAGAAGACAAAAACCGCCCACATCCTAGCAGACACATCTACCCATATCCTGACAATTGAGTCGATTGCTTGGTAGGAGATCTATAAGCACTTTACTCTTTCAGTAAGTTCTTACTCAAAAGATGCATATGTAAATACCAAAAGATGGCTAAACTTATTGCAAGACATGTGGACTTCTTCGCCCCCCGAATCTCAAAATGAAACAAGTATCTGACCAAATGAGAAGAGATGGTGAATGGCAAGTATACACGTAAAACTGAAAACAACTCCATATACAGCTTGAGGTTTCTAAAGAAACAGAAGTTTAATGTGTAGCTTAGTCTTACAAAGAAGATTGAACCGCATCAATGATCATCCAAAGAACAAAGATAGAGACAAGGATAATATATTAAGACCACAATATGCAGACtattagatttttataattaaaaCTTAAGGTAATAAATAACTTTTCACATTGGAATCTGCCGTGGATAAATCAGTGCGCACAAGAAACTCACTTCCGTAGGCATTCGTCATAAAACCCATAAACCTGTGTAATCTGCAAAGTGAAGTGAAAAGACTGTTCAGCTCAAACTAGTTGTATTTGTGAACCAAATATACACACTCTAATGCCATTGAGGCACATGTGTCACAGATATtacatcttttaagcacaagtaccACTCTATCACAAAGCTGGAAACAGCCACTATAAATTAGAATCTATATTCAGCCTATTCCGCATTTGACTTCAATCATGGGTATAAAAACCAAATACC encodes the following:
- the LOC113307884 gene encoding fatty acyl-CoA reductase 2-like, giving the protein MRAFVLHNPISLEPKLITKRLDFTCHNRRCMDNGLLTWKKSNKNMVVFCQSSNGNVKTSNGLPSILTERSPALSSVPATLAATVDHGTATIYAGSLVLSSQTTANQEDVALKDLVPYKRINNTFMEFPEGIGIVRFLKGKKLLITGATGFLGKVLIEKILRTAPDVGKIYVMIKAKNKDAAVERLKKEIINTELFKCLQQTHGRSYNTFMLSKLVPVLGNVCETNLGIEPYLAGEIANEVDIIVNSAANTTFDERYDVAMNINTRGPYRLMTLAKRCKKLQLFLQVSTAYVNGQRQGRILEKPFSIGDSIAREQLISDTHARAPPLLDVEAEMKLALDSKETFQENLVSQKMKELGLERARIYGWQDTYVFTKAMGEMVIDNMRGDIPVAIIRPSVIESTYKEPFPGWMEGNRMMDPIVLYYGKGQLTGFLVDPKGVLDVVPADMVVNATLAAMAKHGEAGKPGINIYQIASSVVNPLVFQELAGLLFEHFSSSPYMDSRGRPIQVPKMKLFSSMCDFSSHIWSEAVQRSGRVLVPAVASSQGKLSKRLDVICRKSVEQAKYLANIYEPYTFYGGRFDNSNTQKLMELMSEEEKRSFGFDVGSIDWKDYISNVHIPGLRRHVMKGRGMSNA
- the LOC113308742 gene encoding serine/threonine-protein phosphatase PP2A catalytic subunit, producing the protein MSIDVITPNSHGNLDEEIAQLMQCKPLSEQEVRGLCEKAKEILMEESNVQPVKSPVTICGDIHGQFHDLAELFRIGGKCPDTNYLFMGDYVDRGYYSVETVTLLVALKVRYPQRITILRGNHESRQITQVYGFYDECLRKYGNANVWKTFTDLFDYFPLTALVESEIFCLHGGLSPSIETLDNIRNFDRVQEVPHEGPMCDLLWSDPDDRCGWGISPRGAGYTFGQDISEQFNHTNNLKLIARAHQLVMEGFNWGHEQKVVTIFSAPNYCYRCGNMASILEVDDCRGHTFIQFEPAPRRGEPDVTRRTPDYFL